Proteins from a single region of Flavobacterium sp. K5-23:
- a CDS encoding O-methyltransferase — protein sequence MHFISQELEDYIEQHSQKEPELLAALNKETYQKILLPRMLSGHFQGRVLSMLSKLIRPLNILEIGTYTGYSALCLCEGMQEGGQLHTIDIKEELVDFQRKHFDKSPWGNQIVQHLGEAVDIIPTLEVKFDLVFIDADKENYINYFEQILPKMNKGGIILSDNVLWSGKVLEPLHPNDISTKILLEYNDLLSNDPRVETVLLPIRDGLTVSRVL from the coding sequence ATGCACTTCATTTCCCAAGAACTAGAAGATTATATAGAGCAACATTCTCAAAAGGAACCTGAGTTATTAGCAGCCTTAAACAAGGAAACATATCAAAAAATACTTTTGCCTCGTATGTTAAGCGGTCATTTTCAGGGACGTGTATTAAGTATGTTATCTAAACTGATTCGGCCTTTAAACATTCTCGAAATAGGGACTTACACGGGTTATTCGGCTTTGTGCTTATGTGAAGGTATGCAGGAAGGCGGCCAACTCCATACAATAGACATTAAAGAAGAGCTGGTTGATTTTCAGCGCAAACACTTCGATAAATCCCCTTGGGGCAATCAAATCGTTCAGCACTTAGGAGAAGCGGTAGATATTATACCAACGCTTGAAGTAAAATTTGATTTGGTTTTCATCGATGCGGACAAAGAGAATTACATCAATTACTTTGAACAAATTCTTCCAAAAATGAATAAAGGAGGCATTATCCTTTCTGACAATGTATTATGGAGCGGAAAGGTATTAGAACCTTTACATCCTAATGACATAAGCACAAAAATACTGCTGGAATATAATGATTTATTGAGTAATGACCCAAGAGTGGAAACGGTTTTACTGCCTATTCGTGATGGACTAACGGTAAGCAGGGTTCTTTAA
- a CDS encoding phosphatase PAP2 family protein has translation MLDKILSLDTGLLVYLNGLGSETYDGLWLMITKQLNWIPLFLVLLYLLFKKLGTKQTLYLLLFVAVLIAFTDQVTNLFKNGFQRLRPCNNPEINSIIRLVKTSNSYSFFSGHAANSMAVSTFLYCILKKYYKHTIFLFLWPLIFAYSRIYLGLHYPIDILTGYVFGMLSGCTMFKIYQYIQIKYFSK, from the coding sequence ATGCTAGATAAAATTCTATCTCTTGATACTGGTTTATTAGTTTATTTAAATGGTTTAGGTTCGGAGACTTACGATGGTCTTTGGCTTATGATCACTAAGCAGCTTAACTGGATTCCTTTGTTTCTAGTATTGCTGTATCTTCTTTTTAAGAAATTAGGCACGAAACAAACATTGTATTTGCTCTTGTTTGTAGCGGTTTTGATAGCATTTACAGACCAGGTTACTAATTTATTCAAAAATGGATTTCAAAGACTACGCCCTTGTAATAATCCTGAGATTAATTCTATAATTCGACTGGTTAAAACAAGTAATTCGTATAGTTTCTTTTCCGGTCACGCTGCAAATAGTATGGCGGTTTCAACATTTTTATACTGTATTTTAAAGAAATATTATAAGCATACCATATTCCTGTTTTTATGGCCACTAATTTTTGCTTATAGCCGTATTTATCTGGGACTGCATTACCCTATAGATATTTTAACAGGGTATGTATTTGGGATGTTATCAGGATGTACGATGTTTAAAATATACCAATACATTCAAATCAAATATTTTTCAAAATAA
- the rlmN gene encoding 23S rRNA (adenine(2503)-C(2))-methyltransferase RlmN: MQIEKKDIRALSKEQLRDFFVANGDKSFRGNQVYEWLWSKGAHNFDDMTNVTKATRVMLEDNFVINHIKVDTMQRSTDGTVKNAVRLHDGLVVESVLIPTNTRTTACVSSQVGCSLDCNFCATARLKRMRNLEPAEIYDQVLAIDKESRLYYNHPLSNIVFMGMGEPLMNYNNVLKAIEMITSSEGLGMSPKRIMVSTSGVPKMIKKLADDDVKFKLAVSLHSAIDEIRARIMPFSASFPLADLRESLEYWYRKTKSKISYEYVVWKGINDDKDSIDALVKFCKYVPCKVNLIEYNPIDDGEFQQASDESINAYIKALENSGIVVKVRRSRGKDIDAACGQLANKEA; encoded by the coding sequence ATGCAAATTGAGAAAAAAGACATACGAGCCTTATCAAAAGAACAATTAAGAGATTTTTTTGTTGCTAATGGAGATAAGTCCTTTCGTGGGAATCAGGTTTATGAATGGTTGTGGAGCAAAGGCGCGCATAATTTTGATGATATGACTAATGTGACAAAAGCCACAAGAGTTATGCTGGAAGATAATTTTGTTATCAATCACATTAAGGTTGATACAATGCAACGCAGTACTGATGGTACAGTTAAGAATGCCGTTAGACTTCACGATGGACTAGTTGTAGAGTCAGTTTTAATACCTACAAATACAAGAACAACTGCTTGTGTATCGAGTCAGGTGGGTTGTAGTTTAGATTGTAATTTTTGTGCTACAGCACGATTAAAAAGAATGCGAAATCTTGAACCTGCTGAAATTTATGATCAAGTTCTGGCTATAGATAAAGAAAGCCGTTTGTATTACAATCATCCTTTGTCGAATATTGTTTTCATGGGAATGGGTGAGCCATTAATGAATTACAACAATGTTTTAAAGGCTATCGAAATGATAACTTCAAGTGAAGGTCTAGGAATGTCTCCAAAACGTATTATGGTTTCGACTTCAGGTGTGCCTAAAATGATAAAGAAGCTAGCTGATGACGATGTAAAATTTAAACTGGCTGTTTCGCTGCATTCTGCAATTGATGAAATTAGAGCGAGAATTATGCCTTTTAGTGCAAGTTTTCCTCTAGCAGATTTAAGAGAATCATTAGAATATTGGTATAGAAAGACCAAAAGTAAAATCTCTTATGAATATGTAGTTTGGAAAGGGATAAATGACGATAAAGATTCAATCGATGCTTTGGTTAAATTTTGTAAATACGTTCCGTGTAAAGTCAATCTGATTGAATATAATCCAATCGATGATGGAGAATTTCAACAAGCTTCAGATGAATCAATCAATGCCTATATAAAAGCACTTGAAAATTCGGGAATTGTGGTGAAAGTAAGAAGAAGTAGAGGGAAAGATATTGATGCTGCCTGTGGTCAACTGGCTAATAAGGAAGCATAA
- a CDS encoding twin-arginine translocase TatA/TatE family subunit: protein MFGIGGGELVFILFIVLMLFGSDKIPEIAKTMGKAMAQLKNATNDIKSEIQKGAEANGLDAKSLSDMTGGINSEINKAKESLLGDTVTQVEKVKEDIENITGPVKRQM, encoded by the coding sequence ATGTTTGGCATAGGAGGAGGAGAGTTAGTTTTCATTTTATTTATAGTACTCATGCTTTTTGGTTCTGATAAAATACCAGAAATAGCGAAGACTATGGGGAAAGCAATGGCGCAATTAAAAAATGCGACAAACGACATTAAAAGCGAAATTCAAAAAGGTGCTGAAGCTAATGGTTTAGACGCTAAATCATTGAGTGATATGACAGGCGGGATCAATTCAGAGATTAATAAAGCCAAAGAAAGCCTTCTTGGAGATACAGTTACTCAGGTTGAAAAAGTGAAAGAAGACATAGAAAACATTACAGGACCTGTAAAAAGACAAATGTAA